From Manduca sexta isolate Smith_Timp_Sample1 unplaced genomic scaffold, JHU_Msex_v1.0 HiC_scaffold_133, whole genome shotgun sequence, a single genomic window includes:
- the LOC119191307 gene encoding alpha-(1,6)-fucosyltransferase-like — MFFLFQGCGFGCQLHHIVYCLIFAYATERTLILNSKGWRYNTKGWDYVFYPISDSCTSAYDDKVVQWPVLYDAKVVSLPFIDSISQKPKFLPLAIPKDLAPRIVRFNGDPSSWWIGQMLKYILKPRVAMQKAINETIAKMNFKTPIVGVHIRRTDKVGTEAAFHHIHEYMAHVKDYYDQLELTRTVDARRVYLATDDANVLEDARKKYPEYTFLGDASIAKTAATHRRYTPLSLTGLLVDLHMLAMCDYIVCTFSSQVGRVAYEMMWTNRVDASNSFFSLDDIYYFGGQNAHDRVAVMSNTGGKSQDISFEAGDRIGIAGNHWNGYGRGTNKRTNVNGLIPWYKTADHLVLYPFPEYKQVPQYSDTRQKNL, encoded by the exons ATGTTTTTTCTATTCCAGGGCTGCGGTTTCGGTTGTCAACTGCACCACATAGTGTACTGCCTCATATTCGCATACGCAACGGAACGCACCCTTATCCTAAACTCCAAGGGATGGCGGTACAACACAAAGGGATGGGACTATGTGTTCTATCCCATATCGGACAGTTGCACCTCCGCGTATGACGACAAGGTGGTGCAGTGGCCAG TATTGTACGACGCGAAGGTGGTGTCGTTGCCGTTCATAGACTCTATATCGCAGAAGCCAAAGTTCTTGCCGCTCGCCATACCCAAAGATTTGGCGCCCAG GATAGTAAGGTTTAACGGCGACCCGTCGTCGTGGTGGATCGGTCAGATGCTGAAGTACATCCTGAAGCCGCGCGTCGCCATGCAGAAGGCGATCAACGAGACCATCGCTAAGATGAACTTCAAGACGCCTATAGTTGG TGTTCACATAAGGAGAACGGACAAGGTTGGCACGGAGGCGGCGTTCCACCACATCCACGAGTACATGGCGCATGTGAAGGACTACTACGACCAGCTAGAGCTCACGCGGACTGTCGACGCGAGGCGCGTCTATCTCGCCACCGATGACGCTAAT GTATTAGAAGACGCGCGCAAGAAGTACCCGGAGTACACGTTCCTGGGCGACGCGTCCATCGCGAAGACCGCGGCCACGCACCGCCGCTACACGCCGCTGTCGCTCACCGGCCTGCTCGTCGACCTGCACATGCTGGCTATGTGCGACTACATCGTCTGCACCTTCAGCAGCCAG GTGGGTCGCGTCGCGTACGAGATGATGTGGACGAATCGCGTAGACGCGTCCAACAGCTTCTTCTCGCTGGACGACATCTACTACTTCGGCGGACAGAACGCGCACGACCGCGTCGCCGTCATGTCCAACACCGGCGGCAAGAGCCAGGATATATCGTTTGAg GCGGGTGACAGAATCGGAATCGCCGGTAACCACTGGAACGGTTACGGACGTGGGACCAATAAGAGAACTAATGTG AATGGTCTAATCCCGTGGTACAAGACCGCGGACCACCTAGTGTTGTACCCGTTCCCGGAGTACAAGCAGGTACCCCAGTACTCCGACACGCGGCAAAAGAACTTATAG